One stretch of Chryseobacterium indologenes DNA includes these proteins:
- a CDS encoding patatin-like phospholipase family protein, translating to MKKTTILSLDGGGIRGIITCIILRYIEEQLQYYDKPSAKLGDYFDLVAGSSTGGLIASIILCPDEVRKAKYSIQKGLELYAEKGGDIFQVSFWEKLVNPFGLLNERISQEALEKNLNDFFGNLELKELIKPCLITSYDIENRRAKLFNSCEAHLSTDNFYVKDVCRATSAAPTYFSPVQIKSMYGQIFSLIDGGMFANNPALCAYAEARKIPFAEVLKNHQKANHPGVNDMIIISIGTGIEARPYSFHKLEKAGKIGWVNPIIDILMSANAETVDYQLSQMFQTLGLRNQKNYYRLNPSLKNASPAMDNVRRSNIENLIQAGLSYIDDNRETLNQIVQKLIKNKI from the coding sequence ATGAAAAAGACAACCATTCTTTCTTTGGACGGAGGCGGAATAAGGGGAATTATTACCTGCATTATTCTGCGTTACATAGAAGAACAGCTCCAGTATTATGATAAACCCAGTGCTAAACTTGGAGATTATTTTGATTTGGTTGCTGGCAGCAGCACAGGAGGGCTGATTGCCTCTATTATTCTATGTCCCGATGAAGTCCGTAAAGCAAAATATTCTATTCAAAAAGGATTGGAATTATATGCTGAAAAGGGCGGTGATATCTTCCAGGTTTCCTTTTGGGAAAAACTGGTTAATCCATTTGGATTATTGAATGAAAGGATTTCTCAGGAAGCACTTGAGAAAAACCTGAATGACTTTTTTGGAAATTTAGAATTAAAGGAATTAATAAAACCATGCCTAATAACAAGTTATGATATAGAGAACAGAAGGGCAAAGCTTTTTAATTCATGTGAGGCTCATCTAAGCACTGACAATTTCTATGTAAAAGATGTTTGCAGAGCTACTTCAGCAGCACCAACCTATTTCAGCCCGGTACAGATCAAATCAATGTATGGACAGATCTTCAGCCTGATTGATGGTGGTATGTTTGCCAATAATCCTGCCCTTTGTGCTTATGCGGAAGCCAGAAAGATTCCTTTTGCAGAGGTTTTAAAAAATCATCAGAAAGCAAATCATCCCGGAGTAAACGATATGATTATTATTTCTATCGGAACAGGAATTGAGGCAAGACCCTATTCTTTTCATAAACTGGAAAAGGCCGGAAAAATTGGCTGGGTAAACCCGATTATTGATATTTTAATGTCTGCCAACGCAGAAACCGTAGATTATCAGCTGTCTCAAATGTTCCAGACATTAGGATTAAGAAATCAAAAAAATTATTACCGTCTGAATCCATCTCTGAAAAATGCTTCTCCGGCAATGGATAATGTAAGACGATCTAATATTGAAAATTTAATACAAGCCGGATTAAGCTATATTGATGATAACCGGGAAACCCTGAACCAGATTGTTCAGAAACTCATCAAAAATAAAATATAA
- a CDS encoding M15 family metallopeptidase, producing the protein MDKVTLERIQKLHPLVRDEVKQIIKECDEALTGRAKIRITQGLRSFEEQEKLYAIGRITSGKKVTNAKAGQSIHNYGLAVDICLMIDGKTASWNTVKDWDNDKVADWYECVKIFAKHGWDWGGNWKTFKDLPHFEKKTIPSKKGSVKTSWRVLLKLPRDQQNYVIF; encoded by the coding sequence ATGGATAAAGTAACATTAGAAAGAATTCAGAAACTTCACCCATTGGTAAGAGATGAAGTAAAGCAAATTATTAAAGAATGTGATGAAGCCCTTACAGGCAGAGCAAAGATAAGGATCACTCAGGGATTAAGATCTTTTGAAGAGCAGGAAAAGCTTTATGCAATTGGAAGAATAACGTCCGGAAAAAAGGTAACAAATGCCAAAGCAGGCCAAAGTATTCACAATTATGGTCTTGCTGTAGACATCTGCCTGATGATCGACGGAAAAACAGCCAGCTGGAATACTGTAAAAGACTGGGATAATGACAAAGTTGCAGACTGGTATGAATGTGTAAAAATTTTTGCAAAACATGGCTGGGATTGGGGTGGAAACTGGAAGACGTTTAAAGATCTCCCCCATTTTGAAAAAAAGACAATTCCGTCGAAGAAAGGATCTGTAAAAACCAGTTGGAGAGTGCTTTTGAAGCTGCCCAGAGATCAGCAGAATTATGTTATTTTTTAG
- a CDS encoding Na+/H+ antiporter — translation MHTILPFLLAMIAAIVMLNMWAARLKIAYPILLVVFGLLVSFVPGLPTVKINPDLIFFIFLPPLLFEAAWSISFKEMKRWWRIIGSFAFLVVFFTALAVAVTANYFIPGFTIALGFLLGGIVSPPDAVSTGAIMKFVKIPSTTSAILEGESLLNDASSLIIFRFALIAVGTGQFVWQEASLDFLWMVIGGSGIGLLLGWIFVQAHKRLPTDASSDIALTLIEPYLMYWIAEQIHCSGVLAVVGGGLYMSAKRMIFLNSTSRIRGYSVWQSFVFILNGIVFLIIGLELPEIVGGLRSEGIPLRTAIQYGILVTGILIIARIISSYGAMLATLIFRPNVAPRASSLKRRLLMPLMLGWTGMRGVVSLAAALAIPITLENGLPFPNRNLILFITFVVILLTLLVQGLTLPYFIRYGHVFDDFTDDDKDRQARDEIKHKLKQHVYHFLKNKHENALNSHAGLERMLKHWEEKIQTNDKEWMNEKTKDIFFEMLESQRQFLSELNKDVSVNEEIIRHQLYQLDLEEERLRMI, via the coding sequence ATGCATACCATCTTACCCTTTTTATTGGCTATGATTGCAGCCATTGTAATGCTAAATATGTGGGCTGCCCGATTGAAAATTGCGTACCCGATTTTACTTGTCGTATTTGGATTACTTGTCAGTTTTGTGCCGGGTTTACCAACTGTAAAAATTAATCCTGATCTTATCTTCTTTATTTTTTTACCTCCTTTACTATTTGAAGCGGCATGGTCTATTTCCTTTAAAGAAATGAAAAGATGGTGGCGTATTATTGGAAGTTTTGCCTTTTTGGTAGTCTTTTTCACCGCACTTGCCGTTGCTGTGACGGCCAATTATTTTATTCCGGGATTCACTATTGCGCTTGGTTTTCTGCTGGGAGGAATTGTCTCTCCACCTGATGCTGTAAGCACAGGAGCTATTATGAAGTTTGTAAAAATACCTTCCACTACATCCGCCATTCTGGAAGGAGAAAGCTTATTGAATGATGCCTCTTCACTGATTATATTCCGTTTTGCCCTGATAGCAGTAGGAACCGGTCAGTTTGTATGGCAGGAAGCTTCGCTGGATTTTTTATGGATGGTGATCGGAGGATCAGGAATTGGTTTGTTATTAGGCTGGATTTTTGTACAGGCTCATAAAAGGCTTCCTACAGATGCTTCTTCAGATATCGCATTGACACTTATTGAGCCTTATTTGATGTATTGGATTGCAGAACAGATTCATTGCTCCGGAGTATTGGCTGTTGTGGGAGGAGGCCTGTATATGTCAGCTAAAAGAATGATCTTCTTAAATAGTACGAGCCGTATAAGAGGATATAGTGTATGGCAAAGTTTTGTATTTATCCTAAATGGAATCGTTTTTTTGATTATTGGGCTGGAGCTCCCTGAAATTGTGGGCGGGCTGAGGTCAGAAGGTATTCCTCTAAGAACTGCCATCCAATACGGAATTTTGGTAACAGGTATATTGATTATTGCTAGAATCATAAGTTCATATGGTGCCATGTTGGCTACTCTTATATTCAGGCCGAATGTAGCACCCCGTGCTTCTTCTTTGAAAAGGCGTCTACTGATGCCTCTGATGCTTGGCTGGACAGGGATGAGAGGAGTTGTTTCATTAGCCGCAGCATTGGCCATTCCGATTACCCTTGAAAACGGACTTCCTTTTCCCAACAGAAATCTTATTCTGTTTATTACTTTTGTTGTGATTCTGCTTACCTTACTTGTACAGGGCCTTACTTTACCTTATTTTATCAGATATGGACATGTATTTGATGATTTTACAGATGATGATAAAGACAGACAGGCCAGAGATGAAATAAAACATAAATTAAAGCAGCACGTTTATCACTTTCTTAAAAATAAACATGAAAATGCACTCAATAGCCATGCCGGATTAGAAAGGATGCTGAAACATTGGGAGGAAAAAATTCAGACCAATGATAAGGAATGGATGAATGAAAAAACGAAAGATATCTTTTTTGAAATGCTGGAAAGTCAGAGGCAGTTTCTTTCAGAGCTTAATAAAGATGTTTCCGTAAATGAAGAAATTATTCGACATCAGCTTTATCAGCTTGATCTGGAGGAAGAGCGATTGAGAATGATTTAA
- a CDS encoding Y-family DNA polymerase: MYALVDCNNFFVSCERTLNPDLEGKPVVVLSNNDGCVVSRSKEAKDLGIPMAAPAFKYKELFKQHDVKSFSAKFELYNYKSQQVINIARSYVVDYEIYSIDELFLDLTGFKYIDIHEYCSKIKTEIQEKENIPVSIGIAPSKTLCKVANRIVKDFPEQFNGVYIMDTPEKIEKALKWLNIGDVWGIGRRLAAKMNDSGVYKAWDLLQKPEMWVRKVMGIHGVRMINELKGIRQLELDAPSPKKSIAVTRSFMEMLTDKEAVRERVETFGMYCSERLRRQNTCCKMITVFVQTNRFRKDLPEYRNAMTQILPNPTNSSILIGRIVNELFEAVYRDGFHYKRAGVMVNDFVPEDQRQISLFEEDIQNQHLPVMKAMDAMNRKFGKDKVRLGSMSGENTFGRAQLSPEYEAFLKKNTLPEANFRFH; this comes from the coding sequence ATGTATGCGCTTGTAGATTGTAATAACTTTTTTGTTTCCTGTGAACGGACTCTGAATCCTGATCTGGAAGGCAAGCCCGTTGTGGTTCTTTCCAACAACGATGGATGTGTGGTGTCCCGAAGCAAGGAAGCTAAAGATCTTGGAATTCCTATGGCGGCACCTGCGTTTAAATACAAAGAACTCTTCAAACAGCATGATGTAAAAAGTTTTTCCGCAAAATTTGAACTTTACAATTACAAAAGTCAACAGGTTATCAATATAGCCCGTTCTTATGTTGTAGATTATGAAATCTATAGTATTGATGAGCTTTTTCTTGACCTGACGGGGTTTAAATATATTGATATTCACGAGTATTGTTCTAAAATTAAGACAGAAATTCAGGAGAAAGAAAATATTCCGGTAAGCATAGGTATTGCGCCTAGTAAAACTTTGTGTAAAGTGGCTAACAGAATTGTAAAAGATTTTCCGGAACAATTTAATGGAGTTTATATCATGGATACTCCTGAAAAAATAGAAAAAGCGCTGAAATGGCTTAATATAGGAGATGTTTGGGGTATAGGGAGAAGACTGGCAGCTAAAATGAATGACAGTGGCGTTTATAAAGCCTGGGATCTTCTTCAGAAACCGGAAATGTGGGTTCGGAAAGTGATGGGAATTCATGGGGTAAGGATGATCAATGAATTAAAAGGAATCCGCCAATTGGAATTGGATGCCCCTTCTCCGAAAAAATCAATTGCGGTTACCCGAAGCTTTATGGAAATGCTTACAGATAAAGAAGCGGTCCGGGAGCGGGTAGAAACCTTTGGAATGTACTGTTCTGAAAGACTGCGCCGGCAGAATACCTGCTGTAAGATGATTACAGTCTTTGTACAGACCAACCGATTCAGAAAAGACCTTCCTGAATACAGAAATGCAATGACCCAAATTCTTCCCAATCCAACCAACTCATCCATTTTGATTGGGAGAATAGTAAATGAACTTTTTGAAGCCGTTTACAGAGATGGATTTCATTACAAAAGAGCAGGAGTGATGGTGAATGACTTTGTACCGGAAGATCAGAGACAGATCAGCCTTTTTGAGGAAGATATACAAAATCAGCACCTTCCTGTGATGAAAGCCATGGATGCAATGAACAGGAAATTCGGAAAAGATAAAGTTCGGTTGGGAAGTATGAGCGGTGAAAATACCTTTGGCCGCGCCCAGTTATCTCCCGAATATGAAGCCTTTTTGAAAAAGAATACGTTGCCTGAAGCTAATTTTAGGTTTCATTAA
- a CDS encoding YdeI/OmpD-associated family protein: MKPYNYSNKNMEKYSSKTDSYIEKSHDFAKPILHYIRETVHEYCPDAEETMKWSFPHFIYKGKNLCAMASFKHHCTFGFWLEKEMKTMQEITQEIEKNSMFSLGRITKIEDLPSKPQLKKAIKEAMELTDMGVTMKKAAPSKTEMEIPDDLQSALKAQPKALDIFEKASPSFRKEYITWIAEAKTETTRNKRLVQALEWIAEGKGRNWKYEKK; the protein is encoded by the coding sequence ATGAAACCGTACAATTATTCCAATAAAAACATGGAAAAATACAGCTCAAAAACAGATAGCTATATTGAAAAGTCTCATGACTTTGCTAAACCTATTCTTCATTACATCCGGGAAACAGTTCATGAATACTGTCCTGACGCGGAAGAAACCATGAAGTGGAGTTTTCCACATTTTATATATAAGGGGAAAAACCTTTGTGCTATGGCTTCTTTCAAACACCATTGTACATTCGGATTCTGGCTGGAAAAGGAGATGAAAACCATGCAGGAAATAACCCAGGAAATTGAGAAGAATTCTATGTTTAGTCTGGGAAGAATCACAAAAATTGAAGACCTTCCTTCAAAACCTCAGCTGAAAAAAGCCATCAAAGAAGCTATGGAGCTTACAGATATGGGAGTAACCATGAAAAAGGCTGCACCCTCCAAAACAGAAATGGAAATTCCTGATGATCTCCAATCTGCACTAAAAGCCCAGCCCAAAGCATTGGACATTTTTGAAAAAGCCTCACCGTCTTTCAGAAAAGAATACATTACATGGATTGCAGAAGCCAAAACCGAAACTACCCGAAATAAAAGATTGGTACAGGCCTTGGAATGGATTGCAGAAGGAAAAGGGAGGAACTGGAAGTATGAGAAGAAGTAA
- a CDS encoding serine hydrolase domain-containing protein codes for MRILKYMIGGAIAGAAAAYFLGYDYLFSGISKTYLKGRSSAHIDDGNLFPSNLIATESPKRWEEDSEYNTKQLPKNLVDDLKHSKTASFVVIKKGKIIHEQYWDGYNQLSQTNSFSMAKAVTVMLLGKALEEGLINNIDEKLSHFYAEFKEKTFGDQVTLKNLAQMESGLDWDENYNNPFLPNAKAYYGKSLVKAVFSRKFKEQPGTRFEYQSGTTQLLGFALKKALKQPLASYLSEKFWIPMGMEQHAKWSTDDYGMEKTYCCIHSNARDFAKIGQLFLNDGKIGDQQILNTDFIEQMRTPTEKSESIYGMGLWINHDNPIKHYYFLGLQGQYIIMVPEHNMVIVKTGSYSNNPKNDRGRPDQVKFLVNETVQLFQ; via the coding sequence ATGAGAATACTAAAATACATGATAGGTGGAGCTATAGCCGGAGCTGCAGCAGCTTACTTTTTGGGATATGATTATTTGTTCAGTGGCATTTCCAAAACCTATCTTAAAGGAAGATCAAGTGCCCATATTGATGATGGAAATCTGTTTCCCAGCAATCTTATTGCTACAGAATCTCCTAAACGATGGGAAGAAGATTCAGAATACAACACAAAACAATTACCTAAAAATTTAGTTGATGATTTAAAACACTCCAAAACAGCATCTTTTGTAGTGATAAAGAAGGGTAAAATTATTCATGAGCAATACTGGGACGGCTATAATCAGCTTTCTCAGACCAATTCATTTTCTATGGCAAAAGCTGTTACTGTTATGCTTTTGGGTAAGGCTTTAGAAGAAGGACTCATCAATAATATTGATGAAAAACTATCCCATTTTTATGCTGAATTTAAAGAGAAAACTTTCGGAGATCAGGTTACTCTCAAAAATCTGGCTCAAATGGAATCTGGTCTCGATTGGGATGAAAACTATAATAATCCGTTTCTTCCCAATGCCAAAGCTTATTATGGAAAGAGCCTGGTAAAGGCTGTATTTTCACGAAAATTCAAAGAGCAGCCGGGAACAAGATTTGAATATCAAAGCGGAACTACTCAGCTTCTTGGTTTTGCCTTGAAAAAAGCACTGAAACAGCCATTGGCAAGCTATCTATCTGAAAAATTCTGGATTCCGATGGGAATGGAACAGCATGCAAAATGGAGTACAGATGATTATGGAATGGAAAAAACCTATTGCTGTATTCATTCCAACGCAAGAGACTTTGCCAAAATTGGACAGCTGTTCCTGAATGATGGCAAAATTGGAGATCAGCAAATCCTCAACACTGATTTTATTGAACAAATGAGAACACCAACAGAAAAGTCTGAAAGTATTTATGGAATGGGGCTTTGGATTAACCATGACAATCCAATCAAACATTATTATTTTCTAGGTCTTCAGGGGCAATATATCATTATGGTTCCTGAACATAATATGGTGATCGTAAAAACCGGAAGCTATTCTAATAATCCTAAAAATGACAGGGGAAGACCTGATCAGGTAAAGTTCCTTGTTAATGAAACCGTACAATTATTCCAATAA
- a CDS encoding M48 family metalloprotease, whose protein sequence is MTRKLIVLMFFLLSVAGISQTYKAIDTADYLQRKEFLKNFTVNNENLMKGLRSQYSGRGGSEIFKMYKEFGTDFEKQVKNKDFVFKSEFDAVITSLVTRLRKNNPKIPTDLKILIARDNTPNAYCLADGTFVINMGLYNWMDNEAQIAGVISHELGHKIEDHTLKMVLNLVKQNELDKSTVQNIKETTDRQSLGRNEKAFDIFKNRVYKKSIEKRKQEMQADSLGYVIFKNSEFKKSEFVNGLQKLQTFDTISPRELKIETYKKLFDLPRQAFKEKWMKKEDFSLYNYNFYKEKLNKDSVASHPEMAIRIEKLKKTFPELKQPAELEKPSEAYLALKKTARMEILPNYFHSEDYGLGIYTAMQFLQDGEEEKYYKNWLGKCFSKIYEARKNYNLNRYLDRVEPKGQSESYQQFLNFMWNLSLEEIKNISDYYQEIASK, encoded by the coding sequence ATGACCAGAAAACTTATCGTATTGATGTTCTTTCTATTATCAGTAGCAGGAATTTCCCAAACTTATAAAGCAATAGACACTGCAGATTATCTTCAGCGGAAAGAATTTTTAAAAAACTTTACAGTTAATAACGAAAACCTGATGAAAGGGCTGAGGTCTCAGTATTCCGGCAGGGGAGGCTCTGAAATTTTCAAAATGTATAAAGAATTCGGAACTGATTTTGAAAAGCAGGTAAAAAATAAAGACTTTGTTTTTAAATCTGAATTTGATGCTGTTATCACATCTCTGGTAACCCGTCTTAGAAAAAATAATCCCAAGATTCCAACGGATCTTAAAATTCTGATAGCAAGAGATAATACTCCTAATGCTTACTGTCTTGCAGATGGAACTTTTGTTATTAATATGGGACTGTATAACTGGATGGATAATGAAGCTCAGATTGCCGGTGTAATTTCCCATGAATTAGGACATAAGATAGAGGACCATACTCTAAAAATGGTGCTAAACCTTGTGAAACAAAATGAACTGGATAAAAGTACGGTACAGAATATCAAGGAAACTACAGATAGACAGAGTCTTGGACGAAATGAAAAAGCATTTGATATTTTTAAAAATAGAGTTTATAAAAAAAGCATCGAAAAAAGAAAGCAGGAAATGCAGGCAGACTCCTTGGGGTATGTTATTTTTAAAAACAGCGAATTTAAGAAAAGTGAATTTGTCAACGGGTTACAAAAGCTTCAAACATTTGATACCATTTCCCCAAGAGAACTTAAGATAGAGACTTATAAAAAACTTTTTGATCTTCCCAGGCAGGCTTTTAAGGAAAAATGGATGAAGAAAGAGGATTTTTCCCTTTACAATTACAACTTTTATAAGGAAAAACTGAATAAAGACTCTGTAGCGTCACATCCTGAAATGGCTATAAGGATAGAAAAGCTAAAAAAGACGTTTCCTGAATTAAAGCAGCCTGCAGAACTGGAAAAGCCTTCAGAAGCCTATCTTGCTTTGAAAAAAACGGCAAGAATGGAAATCCTTCCCAATTATTTTCATTCCGAAGATTATGGATTGGGAATTTATACTGCGATGCAGTTCCTTCAGGATGGAGAAGAGGAAAAGTATTATAAAAACTGGCTGGGAAAATGTTTCTCTAAAATCTATGAAGCCAGGAAAAATTATAATCTGAACCGGTATCTGGACAGGGTGGAACCTAAGGGTCAAAGCGAAAGTTATCAGCAATTCCTGAATTTTATGTGGAACCTGAGTCTGGAAGAGATCAAAAATATTTCAGATTATTATCAGGAAATAGCCTCAAAATAA
- a CDS encoding glycine--tRNA ligase yields the protein MAKQEDVFKKVISHAKEYGFIFPSSEIYDGLSAVYDYGQNGAELKNNIKQYWWKAMVQLNENIVGIDSAILMHPTTWKASGHVDAFNDPLIDNKDSKKRFRADVLVEDYCAKIEDKENKEIEKAAKRFGDAFDKAQFVATNPKILEYRAKREAILSRLAKSLENEDLADVKALIEELEIADPDTGSKNWTEVRQFNLMFGTKLGASADSAMDLYLRPETAQGIFVNYLNVQKTSRHKLPFGIAQIGKAFRNEIVARQFIFRMREFEQMEMQFFVAPGTELEFYEQWKQKRLNWHLALGLGNDNYRFHDHEKLAHYANAAADIEFNFPFGFKELEGIHSRTDFDLKAHEKFSGRKLQFFDPERNENYVPYVVETSVGLDRLFLSIFSHCLKDEVLEDGSERTVLSLPPALAPIKAAILPLMKKDGLAEYAEKIFNDLKYDFNLFYEEKDAIGKRYRRQDAIGTPYCITVDHDSLTDHTVTIRDRDTMQQERVPVSELRRIIDEKTNFRNLLSKI from the coding sequence ATGGCAAAGCAAGAAGATGTTTTCAAGAAAGTAATTTCTCACGCTAAAGAATATGGGTTTATTTTCCCTTCCAGTGAGATCTATGATGGTTTATCCGCTGTTTATGATTATGGACAGAATGGGGCTGAACTTAAAAATAATATCAAACAATATTGGTGGAAAGCGATGGTTCAGCTTAACGAAAATATTGTGGGTATTGATTCGGCGATCCTTATGCACCCAACAACATGGAAGGCATCAGGCCACGTAGATGCTTTCAACGATCCATTGATTGATAATAAAGATTCTAAAAAACGTTTCAGAGCAGACGTTTTGGTAGAAGACTACTGTGCTAAAATTGAAGATAAAGAGAATAAAGAAATTGAAAAAGCAGCGAAGAGATTCGGGGATGCTTTTGATAAGGCTCAGTTTGTTGCTACCAATCCGAAAATTTTGGAATACAGAGCGAAAAGAGAGGCTATTCTTTCAAGACTGGCAAAGTCTTTAGAAAATGAAGATCTTGCTGATGTAAAAGCTTTGATTGAAGAACTTGAAATTGCTGATCCTGATACCGGTTCTAAAAACTGGACGGAGGTAAGACAGTTCAACTTAATGTTCGGAACTAAATTAGGGGCTTCAGCAGATAGTGCTATGGATCTTTATCTTAGGCCTGAAACGGCACAGGGTATTTTTGTGAATTACCTGAATGTTCAGAAAACTTCACGTCATAAACTTCCTTTCGGTATTGCACAGATTGGGAAGGCTTTCAGAAATGAGATTGTTGCAAGACAGTTTATTTTCAGAATGCGTGAATTCGAGCAAATGGAAATGCAGTTCTTCGTAGCTCCGGGTACAGAGCTTGAATTCTATGAGCAATGGAAGCAAAAGCGTCTGAACTGGCACTTAGCATTAGGATTAGGGAATGACAATTACAGATTCCATGATCATGAGAAATTGGCCCACTATGCGAATGCTGCGGCTGATATTGAATTCAACTTCCCATTTGGTTTCAAAGAATTGGAGGGGATTCACTCAAGAACTGATTTTGACCTTAAAGCGCACGAAAAGTTCTCAGGAAGAAAACTACAGTTCTTCGATCCTGAAAGAAATGAAAACTATGTTCCTTACGTAGTGGAAACGTCTGTAGGTTTAGACAGATTATTCCTTTCTATTTTCTCACACTGCTTAAAAGATGAAGTATTGGAAGACGGTTCAGAAAGAACAGTTTTATCTTTACCTCCGGCTTTAGCGCCAATTAAAGCGGCTATTCTTCCATTGATGAAAAAAGATGGTTTAGCGGAATATGCTGAGAAGATTTTCAACGACCTGAAATATGATTTCAACTTATTCTACGAGGAAAAAGATGCGATCGGAAAACGTTACAGAAGACAGGATGCGATTGGTACGCCTTACTGTATCACTGTAGATCACGATTCATTAACAGATCATACGGTGACCATCAGAGACAGAGATACAATGCAGCAGGAAAGGGTTCCGGTTTCAGAATTGAGAAGAATCATTGATGAGAAGACCAACTTCAGAAATCTACTTTCTAAAATATAA
- a CDS encoding pseudouridine synthase: MLEILYRDEHIIAINKPSGLLVHKSFYAGEADTYAIQELRKQIGQKVYPVHRLDRKTSGVLLFTLDKDTLRIMSEQFASREVEKRYIAILRGWAKEEETIDYDLVNENEVKQNAVTYYRRLQTSEIDLPFLKHQTSRYCLVEAIPETGRFHQLRKHFKHILHPILGCRKHGCNKQNKLWLQTFGINKMTLHSHQLIFNHPVSNERITVNATVDEEFKRVGDILNFDLSQYS, translated from the coding sequence ATGTTAGAAATTCTTTATCGCGACGAACACATTATTGCCATCAACAAACCCAGTGGATTATTGGTTCATAAATCCTTTTATGCGGGAGAAGCTGATACCTACGCAATTCAGGAGCTGAGAAAACAGATTGGGCAAAAAGTGTATCCTGTGCATCGTTTAGACCGAAAAACTTCCGGTGTTCTGCTATTTACGTTAGATAAAGATACCCTCAGAATAATGAGCGAACAGTTTGCATCACGTGAAGTAGAGAAAAGATATATTGCTATTCTGCGAGGCTGGGCGAAAGAAGAAGAAACCATCGATTACGACCTGGTTAATGAAAATGAAGTCAAGCAAAATGCTGTTACCTATTATCGTCGTTTGCAGACTTCAGAAATAGATTTACCCTTTTTAAAGCATCAGACTTCTAGATATTGTTTGGTAGAAGCAATTCCTGAAACAGGAAGGTTTCATCAATTGAGAAAACATTTCAAACATATCCTGCATCCGATTTTAGGCTGCAGAAAACATGGCTGCAATAAACAAAATAAGTTGTGGCTTCAAACATTTGGAATCAACAAGATGACGCTTCACTCCCATCAATTGATTTTCAATCATCCTGTTTCTAATGAAAGAATTACGGTAAATGCTACTGTAGATGAGGAGTTTAAAAGAGTAGGAGATATTCTGAACTTTGACTTAAGTCAGTATTCTTAA